The Edaphobacter sp. 12200R-103 genome contains a region encoding:
- a CDS encoding DUF2461 domain-containing protein, with translation MAPSAPHYAPEALRFMRSLKRNNDREWFNARKATYEQQVKAPTFALINAINEAMLRFAPDYIRPPQKVAMRIYRDIRFSPDKRPYKRNQGAWWARSGLEKTSGGGFYFHMGPDEFVIAAGVYMPEREQLLAIRRHLEVHHQELRRILASKKLTSLLSEFDGQKLTRPPKGFSPDSPAMDLLLCRQWGVAAHLPPETATSPALLREILKRFEAAAPMVDLLNAPLIATRPRKPLF, from the coding sequence ATGGCCCCGTCTGCCCCGCACTATGCTCCCGAAGCTCTTCGCTTCATGCGCTCCCTCAAACGCAACAATGACCGCGAGTGGTTCAACGCCCGCAAAGCCACCTACGAGCAGCAGGTCAAAGCGCCCACCTTTGCCCTCATCAACGCGATCAACGAGGCCATGCTGCGCTTCGCGCCCGACTACATCCGGCCTCCCCAGAAGGTCGCGATGCGCATCTACCGCGACATCCGCTTCTCTCCCGACAAGCGTCCCTACAAGCGCAACCAGGGGGCATGGTGGGCACGCTCCGGCCTCGAGAAGACCTCCGGCGGAGGCTTCTACTTCCACATGGGCCCCGACGAGTTCGTCATCGCCGCCGGCGTCTACATGCCCGAGCGCGAACAGCTGCTCGCCATCCGCCGCCACCTCGAAGTTCATCATCAGGAGTTGCGTCGCATCCTGGCCTCGAAGAAGCTCACTTCGCTGCTCTCCGAGTTCGACGGTCAGAAGCTCACGCGACCGCCCAAGGGTTTCTCTCCCGATTCTCCCGCGATGGATCTCCTTCTCTGCCGCCAGTGGGGAGTCGCTGCGCACCTTCCACCCGAGACCGCAACCAGCCCCGCCCTGCTCCGCGAAATCCTCAAGCGGTTTGAAGCCGCTGCCCCCATGGTCGACCTGCTCAACGCCCCGCTTATTGCCACCAGGCCAAGAAAGCCGCTCTTCTAG
- a CDS encoding alpha-amylase family protein: MKIEFTRRQFLAAGAAAATLPHLPAAFGQTPALTPDETWARRTKRWAQLTLAENDAANFDLDFWLDYLRRTNSDGLCFSAGGCVAYYPTEVPFHHRSAWLGKRDIVGEVVEACHKRNIAVLLRTDPHATYDDAAAAHPEWIACTADGKPRRHWASPEMWVTCALGPYNFDFMTAVHREIMQRYKPEGIFLNRWAGSGDCYCAECRKNFKKATGFELPAGGDPQDPVQRAFIRWRQQRFYDCIDRWNETIRAVRPDSSMIPNNASGALIAQDALELSKRAPMLVADRQARHGTIAPWVVGKTAKEYRATLGSKPNVSLFGVGLEEPYRWKDSVQDGPEIRIWVLEEIAHGARPWWSKFATTLHDRRWLPVVEDVYSWAAANERYLNYDKPIARVGIVYSQTTAWFYGGKEAQAKVEDFALGWCGMLTESRIPYEMVHEGALTPENLNRFRILILPNIACLSDAQAQQLRAFVQAGGSIVATYETGLYREDGSPRKDFALADLFGARFTGKREPRMQNSYLRLEMKRAPHSPILAGFSDTERIINGVSRVVVEPSAHDFAETPITLIPTYPDLPMEKVYPRTGDTHESQLYLRQLPAGGRVAYFPFDIDRTFNEVLTRDHLRLMRNTVEWSLQEHAPIESDGHGLVDMVAWHNTDAVVVHMVNLTNPMTMKGPYRDFFAIGPQTITLRLPELKGAKTAKLLVAKQTIPVTQDGETARIEVPGILDHEVVAIDL; this comes from the coding sequence ATGAAGATCGAGTTCACGCGCAGACAATTCCTGGCTGCAGGCGCGGCTGCAGCAACGTTGCCACATCTGCCTGCAGCCTTTGGGCAGACACCGGCTCTCACACCCGATGAAACCTGGGCACGCAGGACAAAGCGCTGGGCGCAGCTCACGCTTGCAGAGAACGACGCCGCAAACTTCGATCTGGACTTCTGGCTCGACTACCTCCGCAGGACAAACTCCGACGGCCTTTGCTTCTCCGCAGGCGGCTGCGTGGCGTATTACCCGACAGAGGTTCCCTTCCATCACCGCAGCGCCTGGCTCGGCAAGCGCGACATCGTCGGCGAGGTGGTAGAAGCCTGCCACAAGCGGAACATCGCTGTATTGCTGCGCACCGATCCGCACGCTACCTACGATGACGCCGCCGCGGCGCATCCGGAATGGATCGCCTGCACCGCGGATGGAAAGCCGCGCCGCCACTGGGCCTCGCCGGAGATGTGGGTCACCTGCGCGCTGGGTCCCTACAACTTCGACTTCATGACCGCGGTGCATCGCGAGATCATGCAGCGCTACAAGCCCGAAGGCATCTTCCTCAATCGCTGGGCCGGCTCGGGCGATTGTTACTGCGCCGAGTGCCGCAAAAATTTCAAGAAGGCCACGGGCTTCGAGCTGCCGGCAGGCGGCGATCCCCAGGACCCGGTTCAGCGCGCCTTTATCCGCTGGCGTCAACAAAGGTTCTACGACTGCATCGACCGCTGGAACGAGACGATTCGCGCCGTACGCCCGGATTCGTCGATGATTCCGAACAATGCCAGCGGCGCCCTGATTGCGCAGGATGCTCTTGAGCTGAGCAAACGCGCTCCGATGCTGGTCGCCGATCGCCAGGCGCGTCATGGCACCATCGCTCCCTGGGTCGTCGGCAAGACCGCGAAGGAATATCGCGCAACGTTGGGGAGCAAACCGAACGTCAGTCTCTTCGGGGTGGGCCTCGAAGAACCCTATCGTTGGAAAGACAGCGTGCAGGATGGTCCTGAGATCCGCATCTGGGTCCTGGAAGAGATCGCCCACGGTGCAAGGCCGTGGTGGAGCAAGTTCGCCACGACGCTTCACGATCGCCGCTGGCTTCCGGTGGTGGAAGACGTCTACAGCTGGGCGGCTGCGAACGAGCGCTATCTGAACTATGACAAACCCATCGCGCGCGTCGGCATCGTCTATTCGCAGACCACGGCCTGGTTCTACGGCGGCAAAGAGGCTCAGGCGAAGGTGGAGGACTTTGCGCTCGGCTGGTGCGGCATGCTCACGGAGTCCCGCATTCCCTACGAGATGGTCCATGAAGGGGCGCTGACTCCGGAGAACCTCAACCGCTTCCGCATCCTGATCCTGCCGAACATCGCCTGCCTGAGCGATGCGCAGGCACAGCAGCTGCGTGCCTTTGTTCAGGCGGGTGGAAGCATCGTCGCGACGTATGAGACGGGGCTCTACCGCGAGGATGGATCGCCGCGCAAGGACTTCGCGCTGGCCGATCTCTTCGGCGCACGTTTTACCGGCAAGCGCGAGCCGCGTATGCAGAACAGTTATCTGCGGCTCGAGATGAAGCGTGCACCGCACTCTCCCATCCTCGCCGGTTTCTCCGATACGGAACGCATCATCAATGGCGTCTCCCGGGTTGTCGTAGAGCCGTCGGCGCATGACTTTGCAGAGACTCCCATCACGCTGATCCCCACCTACCCCGATCTCCCGATGGAGAAGGTCTATCCGCGCACCGGCGATACCCACGAATCACAGCTCTACCTGCGTCAGCTTCCGGCAGGGGGTCGTGTTGCCTACTTCCCTTTCGACATAGACCGTACCTTCAACGAGGTCCTGACGCGCGACCATCTGCGGCTGATGCGCAATACGGTGGAATGGTCCCTGCAGGAGCACGCTCCGATCGAGTCGGACGGCCATGGGCTGGTGGATATGGTGGCGTGGCACAACACGGATGCGGTCGTCGTTCACATGGTGAACCTCACCAATCCCATGACGATGAAAGGCCCTTACCGCGACTTCTTCGCCATCGGACCCCAGACCATCACGCTGCGCCTTCCGGAGCTGAAGGGAGCAAAGACAGCGAAGCTGCTGGTCGCAAAACAAACGATTCCCGTAACCCAGGATGGAGAGACCGCAAGGATCGAGGTGCCCGGCATCCTGGATCACGAAGTAGTCGCCATCGATCTGTAA